The region TCTCTCAGCTCTTACTACGCCAAGATAGTTTGCGACTTTAGCATTGCTTATATAGATGAAAACTCCCTCACGCAAGTTGCTGCTAAATGCCACTGCATCATCTTGCTCAAGTATCTTTGCAAGCTCTTCGCCACCATAGTCTAGGCTGCTTTTAAGATTTAGATTTTTCACGCTTGGCTTGCTAGCACAACCTGCTAGAAATATACAAAATATAAGAGCAAGAATTTTTTTCATTTTAAATTTCCTCAAGCAAATAGAGCATGCTA is a window of Campylobacter concisus DNA encoding:
- a CDS encoding damage-inducible protein, whose amino-acid sequence is MKKILALIFCIFLAGCASKPSVKNLNLKSSLDYGGEELAKILEQDDAVAFSSNLREGVFIYISNAKVANYLGVVRAERHAKFSVKELGKNDLLIKSINDLTQSFDASLERARELKCGTLVIRLKDKFQDLEAANKFLEQNESAFLKMSGEIMCK